The genomic segment GCCCCAGCAGCAGTAGCAGCGTATTCACAGGCTGTGCAAGCGGGGAATTTATTATTTACCTCAGGGCAGTTACCCCTTGATCCTTCATCGGGAAAAATAGTTACGGGGGATATTGTTGCCCAGGCCCATCAGGCGATAAAAAACCTTATTGCCATCGTTGAGGCTGCGGGAAGTAGCATCGACGATGTCATAAAAGTAACTGTTTATCTTGCAGACGTTAAAGATTCTGCAGCAGTTAACGAAGTCTATAACCAATATTTTTTTCAGCCCTATCCAGCTCGTAGTGCCTTTCAAGTAGCGGCACTCCCTCTGGCTGCAGGTTTAGAGATTGAAGCAATAGCAATTGTTAAATAAATTTTTCATAAAGGATAAAAAAGTCATGAATCTCACCCAATTCCCAAGAAGAAATTATCTCCAAGGACCTACTCCTATTGAAGCAGCCCCAAGGTTTTCTAAGGCCCTGGGTGGTAAGGTAAATGTTTTCATCAAGCGTGATGACCTGTTGCCCGGTTGTGCCGGTGGTAATAAGACCAGAAAATTGGATTTTTGTATTGCTGATGCGATAGAGAAGGGCGCTGATACGATTATTACCTGTGGTCCTGTTCAGTCTAATCACTGTCGTTTGACCCTTTCTTGGGCAGTTAAGGAAGAGATGGATTGTCATCTTATACTTGAAGAGCGTGTTCCGGGAAGCTATAAAGAAGATGGTTCCGGTAACAACTTCCTTTTCAATCTGATGGGCGTAAAGAGCACTCAGGTTGTTCCTGGTGGTTCCGATATGATGGGTGAGATGGAGAAGCTTGCCAAGGAGCTTGAGGCTCAGGGCAAAAAACCTTATATCATTCCAGGCGGTGCCTCTAACGTTCTTGGCGCGACCGGTTATGTTGCCTGTGCCCAGGAAATTCAACAACAGCTCTTTCAACAAAACATTAATATAACTGATATAGTAGTCCCGAGTGGTAGCGCCGGTACCCATGCAGGTGTCGCCGTCGGTATGTACGGAATTAATTCCGGTATTAGGGTAAGCGGTATCAATGTAAGTAAGCCTAAGGATGTCCAGGAAGAGAATGTTTATAAGTTGGCATACGAAACTGCAAAAGCAGTAGGTGTGTGCGGAGAGCTTCCACGCGGTGAGATAACCTGTTTTGATGGCTATGTAGGTGCAGGTTATTCTCTGCCCACCGATTCAATGGTTGAGGCAGTAAAGCTTCTTGCTCGAACTGAGGCAATCCTGCTTGATCCTGTTTATTCCGGCAAGGTTATGGCTGGTATGATCGACCTTATTCGAAACGATTATTTCGCTCCAGGAACAAATGTTTTATTTCTGCATACCGGTGGATCTCCCGCCCTCTATGCATATACCGATACGTTTAAATAGCTAAATTCATGGCACCGTGACCCTTGTCTCGGTGCCTTTTTTATATAGTTTAGTTAAAAAGGTAATGACTTCTGTCAAACCTACAGCATAATTATGGAGGAATTTTATAATGAAACTGTATCACAAAATAATGATTGGCTTAGTTCTTGGTGTAATTGCCGGTCTGATTCTTGGAGAAAAAGCCGAATACTTAAAGCCTATCGGTGATATCTTCATTCGTTGCCTTCGTTTAATAGTTGTGCCCCTGATTCTTTCAACTCTTATTACAGGTGTTGTCAGCACTGGAAATATTAAAAATCTAGGAAAAACAGGAATTAGTACTCTGGTGTACTTCATGGTGACAACCACCTTGGCTGTTTGTATTGGATTACTTATTGCAAATATCTTTCAACCTGGAGCAGGACTTTCCCTTGGTGAACTTAAAGTTTTTAAAGTTCCCGATACGCCCGGGCCTGCCCAGATGATCGTCGGCATGTTTCCACTAAACCCGATGGAGGCTCTTGCAAAAGGCAATGTCCTGCAGATCATAATTTTTGCATTACTCTTTGGAGCCGGACTCTCCATGGCCGGCGACAAAGGTAAACCCATTGCTGATTTTTTCCAAAGTCTTGCGGAAGTAATGTTCAAAGTTTCTGATCTCGTTATTAGCTTTGCTCCATATGGTGTCTTTGCTCTTATTGCATGGACAACCGGAAAATTCGGGCTGGATATATTGATGCCAATGGGGAAACTCATTATGTGTACTCTTCTTGCCGCTTTCGTACATATTATTGTATCTTATACCCTAATTGTGGCAACTGTCGCACGTATTTCTCCTTTAGCTTTCCTGAAAAAGACGATGGAGCCAGCGCTGGTAGGTTTGTCGACCTGTAGTGCCGCCGCCGCGTTCCCGTTTTCCATGCGTGCACAAAAACAGCTGGGTGTTTCACCAAAAGTCTCAGGGTTTACACTGCCCATGGCGCTTACCATAAATATGGACGGAACAGCCCTGTACCAGGCGGTTGCAGCTATGTTTATCGCTAATGCTTATGGAATTGATCTGTCATTGACCCAGCAGGGAACAATTGTGGCAACGGCAGTTTTAGCATCGGTTGGAACTGCGAGTATTCCAGGTGGGGGATTGATTATGCTGACCATGGTGCTCCAGTCGGTTGGTTTACCTCTTGAGGGGATTGCTATTGTTGCCGGAATTGATCGAATTTTGGATATGTTCCGCACA from the Desulfotalea psychrophila LSv54 genome contains:
- a CDS encoding dicarboxylate/amino acid:cation symporter, encoding MKLYHKIMIGLVLGVIAGLILGEKAEYLKPIGDIFIRCLRLIVVPLILSTLITGVVSTGNIKNLGKTGISTLVYFMVTTTLAVCIGLLIANIFQPGAGLSLGELKVFKVPDTPGPAQMIVGMFPLNPMEALAKGNVLQIIIFALLFGAGLSMAGDKGKPIADFFQSLAEVMFKVSDLVISFAPYGVFALIAWTTGKFGLDILMPMGKLIMCTLLAAFVHIIVSYTLIVATVARISPLAFLKKTMEPALVGLSTCSAAAAFPFSMRAQKQLGVSPKVSGFTLPMALTINMDGTALYQAVAAMFIANAYGIDLSLTQQGTIVATAVLASVGTASIPGGGLIMLTMVLQSVGLPLEGIAIVAGIDRILDMFRTTTNIFGDNSAGVVVASLVGELDREIANTPLDELEQGSGVHLDSDGHIVDELG
- the cuyA gene encoding D-cysteate sulfo-lyase: MNLTQFPRRNYLQGPTPIEAAPRFSKALGGKVNVFIKRDDLLPGCAGGNKTRKLDFCIADAIEKGADTIITCGPVQSNHCRLTLSWAVKEEMDCHLILEERVPGSYKEDGSGNNFLFNLMGVKSTQVVPGGSDMMGEMEKLAKELEAQGKKPYIIPGGASNVLGATGYVACAQEIQQQLFQQNINITDIVVPSGSAGTHAGVAVGMYGINSGIRVSGINVSKPKDVQEENVYKLAYETAKAVGVCGELPRGEITCFDGYVGAGYSLPTDSMVEAVKLLARTEAILLDPVYSGKVMAGMIDLIRNDYFAPGTNVLFLHTGGSPALYAYTDTFK
- a CDS encoding Rid family detoxifying hydrolase — translated: MIEKKIIETEAAPAAVAAYSQAVQAGNLLFTSGQLPLDPSSGKIVTGDIVAQAHQAIKNLIAIVEAAGSSIDDVIKVTVYLADVKDSAAVNEVYNQYFFQPYPARSAFQVAALPLAAGLEIEAIAIVK